In one Streptomyces sp. NBC_01241 genomic region, the following are encoded:
- a CDS encoding integrase, translated as MLSIPAVLLRRDTAKDAELLVLRHENTVLRRQLKGPVRYESADRFWFSALSSLIPRRRWAGVFPVTPGTVLAWHRKLIAKKWDYSARRSRTGRPPTVAALRKLVRLSHGSCPVKVKSDSWVCD; from the coding sequence ATGCTGTCCATACCGGCTGTCCTGCTGCGCCGGGACACTGCCAAGGACGCCGAGTTGTTGGTGCTGAGGCATGAGAACACTGTCCTGCGCCGTCAGCTCAAGGGCCCGGTCCGCTACGAGTCGGCCGACCGGTTCTGGTTCTCCGCGCTGTCCTCGCTGATACCGCGGCGCCGCTGGGCCGGCGTCTTCCCCGTCACCCCCGGCACCGTGCTGGCCTGGCACCGCAAGCTGATCGCCAAGAAGTGGGACTACTCCGCCCGCCGCAGCCGTACCGGCCGACCCCCGACTGTGGCCGCGCTCAGGAAGCTGGTGAGGCTGTCGCACGGCTCCTGCCCCGTGAAGGTCAAGAGCGATTCTTGGGTGTGTGATTGA
- a CDS encoding transposase gives MTCYFTMHTTQCEKEIHTLMEDVVDHALSVEADGSAAQGDGEDPCDNWPRLSRLCDRLTRAHTARDRLHERAMPSPTEIRIKVEAAERMVARAQKRLAAETEAHQEKLKKYELRVQEDRAAGRRGANGRPPVPMEHKTVLVRQRTRLVKMRAWLERAHAPRPAPSPASRACLSDPDSRLIPGKRGGYLQGYNIQIVCARRQFLLAIEAHDNPSDRTALVPIVKKTQHNHQAARLPGDIQLWLADSGYASATSFEALADLPLLVSVTSDADQAGFPAKRQQAPAGQQDMAARLATPTGRAQYRQRSALVEPGFAQIFQRFGRHLNYRGRQAVDAEIKLLGTVHNLNKLINHTPKNRS, from the coding sequence GTGACCTGCTACTTCACGATGCACACCACTCAGTGCGAGAAAGAGATCCACACGCTGATGGAGGATGTAGTCGACCACGCGCTGAGCGTCGAGGCCGACGGCTCGGCAGCACAGGGCGATGGCGAGGACCCGTGCGATAACTGGCCTCGCCTGTCCCGGCTGTGCGACCGGCTCACCCGCGCGCACACGGCCAGGGACAGACTGCATGAACGGGCTATGCCTTCACCTACCGAGATCCGGATCAAGGTCGAAGCCGCCGAGCGGATGGTCGCCCGCGCGCAGAAGCGCCTGGCCGCCGAGACCGAGGCTCACCAGGAGAAGCTGAAGAAGTACGAGCTCCGCGTCCAAGAGGACCGGGCGGCAGGACGTCGTGGAGCGAACGGACGGCCGCCGGTCCCGATGGAGCACAAGACCGTCCTCGTTCGCCAGCGAACACGACTGGTGAAGATGCGGGCCTGGCTGGAGCGGGCCCACGCACCCCGACCGGCCCCCTCCCCGGCATCCCGTGCCTGCCTGAGCGATCCCGACTCCCGGCTGATTCCCGGCAAACGCGGTGGCTACCTGCAGGGATACAACATCCAGATCGTGTGCGCCCGCCGTCAATTCTTGCTGGCCATCGAAGCGCACGACAATCCCTCGGACAGGACGGCTCTCGTTCCGATCGTGAAGAAGACCCAGCACAATCACCAGGCCGCACGGCTCCCCGGCGACATCCAACTCTGGCTCGCTGACAGCGGGTACGCTTCCGCCACGTCCTTCGAGGCCCTCGCTGACCTCCCGCTACTGGTCTCGGTCACCAGCGATGCCGACCAGGCAGGCTTTCCCGCGAAACGTCAGCAGGCCCCTGCCGGCCAGCAGGACATGGCGGCCCGCCTCGCCACCCCAACGGGACGGGCCCAGTACCGTCAACGAAGTGCCCTGGTCGAGCCGGGATTCGCCCAGATCTTCCAACGGTTCGGACGACACCTCAACTACCGCGGCCGCCAAGCGGTGGACGCCGAGATCAAGCTCCTCGGCACGGTGCACAACCTCAACAAGCTCATCAATCACACACCCAAGAATCGCTCTTGA
- a CDS encoding IS3 family transposase — translation MCRFIDAEKAAEANPDGYSVALLCRVTGINRSTYYSWLAARPAAAERQCAENELTEEIREIHASSRGAYGAPRVHAALRRKGHAINRKKVERIMRERDIRGVTRRRRRHLTQQDTKAAPAPDLVGRDFTATRSGTKLVGDITYLPTIEGWWYLATVMDLATREVIGYAMAEHHRAELVTDALRMAASRGDLQGGCIMHTDRGSEYTSGEFRHELRELNLRQSMGRTGICYDNAAAESFFGLLKAEIGTAVWESREAARADVFRFIEVEYNRTRLRKHPEFGYLTPLETRARLQHDFTPAA, via the coding sequence CTGTGCCGATTCATCGACGCGGAGAAGGCCGCCGAGGCCAACCCCGACGGCTACAGCGTGGCTTTGCTGTGCCGCGTCACGGGGATCAACCGCTCCACCTACTACTCCTGGCTGGCGGCCCGGCCGGCAGCGGCCGAACGGCAGTGTGCCGAGAACGAGTTGACCGAGGAGATCCGCGAGATCCACGCCTCCTCACGGGGTGCCTACGGAGCCCCGCGCGTACACGCCGCGCTGCGGCGCAAGGGCCATGCGATCAACCGGAAGAAGGTCGAGCGGATCATGCGCGAGCGCGACATCCGCGGCGTCACCCGCCGCAGACGCCGCCACCTGACGCAGCAGGACACCAAGGCCGCACCGGCTCCGGACCTGGTCGGCCGCGACTTCACCGCTACCCGGTCCGGCACGAAGCTCGTCGGCGACATCACCTATCTGCCGACGATCGAGGGCTGGTGGTATCTCGCGACCGTCATGGACCTGGCGACGCGCGAGGTGATCGGGTACGCGATGGCCGAACACCACCGTGCCGAGCTGGTCACCGACGCGCTGCGGATGGCCGCCAGCCGCGGCGACCTTCAGGGCGGCTGCATCATGCACACCGATCGCGGAAGCGAGTACACAAGTGGCGAATTCCGCCACGAGCTGCGGGAGTTGAACCTGAGGCAGAGCATGGGACGAACCGGCATATGCTACGATAACGCCGCAGCCGAGAGCTTCTTCGGACTGCTGAAAGCGGAGATCGGCACCGCCGTCTGGGAGAGCCGTGAGGCGGCCCGCGCCGACGTCTTCCGCTTCATCGAGGTCGAGTACAACCGCACCAGGCTCCGCAAGCACCCCGAGTTCGGGTACCTCACCCCGCTCGAAACCCGAGCCAGGCTGCAGCACGACTTCACCCCCGCAGCGTAA